The DNA segment GCTGGATGAAATCGAGAAGGCCCATCCCGAGGTCTTCAATATTCTGCTGCAATTGATGGATCATGGCACGCTAACCGATAACAATGGCCGCAAGGCGGATTTCCGCAATGTGGTGCTGGTGATGACCACCAATGCCGGCGCTCAGGAACGAGCCCGGCCGTCCATGGGCTTTATCGGCCAGGACAACAGCAGCGACAGCATGGAATTGATCCGTCGCATGTTCACGCCAGAGTTCCGTAATCGTCTGGATGCCATCGTGGAATTCGAGGGCCTGGATCAGCGGACCGTGGCTCAGGTGGTAGACAAGTTCCTCATCGAGCTGGAAGCCCAGCTGGAAGAGAAGGGGGTCAGCCTGGATGTGGACGAAGCCGCCCGGGCCTGGATGGCGGAGCGGGGTTACGATCCAACCATGGGGGCACGCCCCATGGCCCGTCTGATTCAGGACAGTATCAAGCGTCCCCTGGCCGAGGAGCTGCTGTTTGGCAAGCTGGTGGCCGGCGGCACGGTGACGGTAGGGGTTCGGGATGGCGAGCTGGACCTTAGCATCAAGGCAGCCGAAGACAATCCCGTGCTGGAGAAATAAGCCAGGCAAGACCAGCCACAGGTCTCCCGTCCCCCGTACACGGTATCAATGGCGTGTTGGGGGCGGGGGAGCCGTTATGGCGCAGGGGTGCTGGCAGTCGGAAGTAACCGCAGCGGGCGGGATTAACGGCCGCGGTAGACGATGCGACCCTTGTTCAGATCGTAGGGGGTCAGTTCGACGGTGACCTTGTCGCCGGTCAGGATTCGGATATAGTTCTTGCGCATCCGACCTGAAATATGAGCCGTCACCATGTGCCCGTTTTCCAGTTCTACTCGAAACGTGGTATTGGGCAGGGTTTCCACGACCCGGCCTTCCATCGTTATATGATCTTCCTTCGCCATTGGACCTCACTCATTTTGGGAAAACGCGGATTTTGACTGATCCGCCGGTGGCTAATCAACCCCGGGGAAGGATTCAGCCGTTGTTTTCAGGCCGCTCAGTCGGCAAGGAGGCGTTTCCAGCGCCCGCCCAGCATCAATTCCGCCGGTTTGTATTCCGTTTTGTAGGCCATCTTTGGGCTGTCCTGAATCCAGTAGCCCAGATAGACATAAGGTCGGTTTTGCGCTCGCACCGCCTCAATCTGCCAGAGGATGGTGTATTGCCCCAGGCTGCGATGGGACTGGGACGGTTCATAGAAGGAATAGACCGCCGAGGCGCCGTCCTCAAGCCAATCCACGATAGCCACCGCTACCAGCTCACCATCTCCATAAAAGCAGATCATTCGGGTATCCGCCCATTGGGATTGGATAAAGCCCAGGTAGTCCTGTTCATCCCCCTCGGCCATGGGGCCTCCGGGGTGGCGATGTGCCTGATAGCGCTGATAGAGCTGGAAGGCTTCAGGATCGAAGCTTGTATCCCTTTCCTCTACCACGAGATCCTTGTTTTGCCGCCAGCAACGTCGATAACGACGACGCCAGTCGAATTCCGCCACCGGCACCCGAATAGGGATGCAGGCCGAGCAGGCGCTGCAGTGGGGGCGATAGAGGTATTCACCGCTGCGCCGGAAGCCGATGCTGGAAAAGGCAGTGTGATCACTCCGTCCGCGCACCGAACCCGGCTCCACCACGATATTCCGGGACAGTTGGTCCTCCCGGTAGGGGCAGGGGTGCTCCCCGGTGAGCAGCAAACGGGGGGCATTGGCTGCCGGTGTGTCACGTTGCATGGGGCGCACTCCAAGCCTTGAGATGGAGGGCCCCATTCTAGCAGGCTGTGATTATCTCCGATGTTTCGGACCACCCGCCTCTTCTGTTTCAGAGCTGGAATCGGCGAAGCAGTCCAGCCAGATCCTGGGCCTGATCATCCAGAGAGCGACTGGCCGTAGAGGCCTCTTCCACCAATGCTGCATTCTGCTGGTTGACCTGTTCCAGCTGGCTGACTGCCTGATTGATCTGGTCAATGCCCGAAGACTGCTCATTGGCGGCAGCGGCGATTTCGCTCATGAAGGTATTGACCTGCTTTACGCCTTCTCCGATTTCGTGCAGCCGTTCACTGGACGTGGCAACCAACTGTTCGCCGTCGTCCACCTTGTCGACGGTGGACTCCACCACGGTCCGGATACGCTTGGCTTCATCGGCACAACGTCCGGCCAGGGAACGGACTTCCTGGGCCACTACCGCAAAGCCACGGCCGTTTTCCCCGGCCCGGGCGGCTTCCACCGAGGCATTCAGGGCCAGGAGGTTAGTCTGGAAGGCAATACCGTCAATGGCCTCAATAATGGAGGTGACTTCCTCATTGGCCTTCTTGATCTCCCCCATGGCCTGGGCTGCCTTCTGACCGACCGCTTCCGCTGAGTTGGTTTTTTCATTCAGCCCTTCGGTCAGTTTTCGGGCATGGCCGGCGGACTCAGCGGTTTCCTTGACGGTGGCACTGATTTCTTCAACGCTGGTAGCGGTTTCCGATAGGGATGAAGATTGTTCCTCGGTTCGACTGGCCAGATCGTCGTTACCCTGGGAAATTTCATTGCTGGCTGTGCTCACCGACTCGGCTGATTGCCTTATGTCTCCCATCATTTCACGGAGGTTTTGCTGCATCTCATTAATATGAGCCAGCAGGCTGGTGGTATCGCCTTTGCGTACGGGCACATTTCGGGTGAGGTCGCCATCCACCACCCGCCGAACCACCTCGGAGGCTTGTTGGGGGTCACCGCCCAGAACACGAATAACGGACCGAACCACAGCCAGGCTGGCCCCGACGGCAATCACCACGATGATTACCGTGATGCCCACCAGCAACCAGAACATTCGATTGACATCCGCCAGGGCCTCGGCTTCTGGAATTTCCACGATCAGGCCCCAGTCCAGCCGGGGCAGATAGCTGAAGCTGCCAATAACCGGTGTACCTGCCGCATCTTGGTATCGATCGACGCCATCTTCACCGGCCGCCACGGCTTGTGCTGCCCGCGTCTCGATGGTGGTGTCTTGCCCCCTCAGGGCGGCGATCGGAGTGATGGGGGTCCCGTCACTGGCCAGCAAAAAGGTATCCGATTCCCCACCCAGGGACAGATCTTCCATGCGATCAAAGAGCACGTCCAAGCGGACGGCGGCCCGCACCACCCCGGCTACCTGCTGGGCATCGTCATAGACGGGGATTACAACATTGCTGACTCGATTGCCTGTGGCACGGGAGACAAGGGGCTGGGAGAATACCGCTTCCCCTCGGATAGCCTGTCGGAACCAGTCCCGGTCAGCCACATGGAAATCGTTGGCTTCTTCCGGTGACATGATTCGGGCGTCACCGTCATGGCTTACGCCGGACAGGCCCCGGCCATTGGGGGAGACAAAGAAGATGGTATCAAAATAGCCGTCCTGGTCGGCTAGCTGCGCCAGAAAGTGATTGATCTGATCCACTTCCAGGTTGCGAACCGGGGCTAGGCCAGCAATGTAGCGTACTTCGTCCTGACGGGCATTCAGCCATTGGGCGAATGACTCGGTCATCATCTC comes from the Natronospira proteinivora genome and includes:
- a CDS encoding arginyltransferase; translation: MQRDTPAANAPRLLLTGEHPCPYREDQLSRNIVVEPGSVRGRSDHTAFSSIGFRRSGEYLYRPHCSACSACIPIRVPVAEFDWRRRYRRCWRQNKDLVVEERDTSFDPEAFQLYQRYQAHRHPGGPMAEGDEQDYLGFIQSQWADTRMICFYGDGELVAVAIVDWLEDGASAVYSFYEPSQSHRSLGQYTILWQIEAVRAQNRPYVYLGYWIQDSPKMAYKTEYKPAELMLGGRWKRLLAD
- a CDS encoding methyl-accepting chemotaxis protein yields the protein MRETASPPRPKSILKRLDFRSRLTLMIVSLVLASVILVASLVYMQYRDSYTQATVNQLQGTGEMMTESFAQWLNARQDEVRYIAGLAPVRNLEVDQINHFLAQLADQDGYFDTIFFVSPNGRGLSGVSHDGDARIMSPEEANDFHVADRDWFRQAIRGEAVFSQPLVSRATGNRVSNVVIPVYDDAQQVAGVVRAAVRLDVLFDRMEDLSLGGESDTFLLASDGTPITPIAALRGQDTTIETRAAQAVAAGEDGVDRYQDAAGTPVIGSFSYLPRLDWGLIVEIPEAEALADVNRMFWLLVGITVIIVVIAVGASLAVVRSVIRVLGGDPQQASEVVRRVVDGDLTRNVPVRKGDTTSLLAHINEMQQNLREMMGDIRQSAESVSTASNEISQGNDDLASRTEEQSSSLSETATSVEEISATVKETAESAGHARKLTEGLNEKTNSAEAVGQKAAQAMGEIKKANEEVTSIIEAIDGIAFQTNLLALNASVEAARAGENGRGFAVVAQEVRSLAGRCADEAKRIRTVVESTVDKVDDGEQLVATSSERLHEIGEGVKQVNTFMSEIAAAANEQSSGIDQINQAVSQLEQVNQQNAALVEEASTASRSLDDQAQDLAGLLRRFQL
- the infA gene encoding translation initiation factor IF-1: MAKEDHITMEGRVVETLPNTTFRVELENGHMVTAHISGRMRKNYIRILTGDKVTVELTPYDLNKGRIVYRGR